The following are from one region of the Lytechinus variegatus isolate NC3 chromosome 4, Lvar_3.0, whole genome shotgun sequence genome:
- the LOC121413015 gene encoding myosin-10-like: MRSSMTQGSFSDIIARLCEAVLRYSNRGKDGKIPKNHLGGNLPKEEVSGYAHATLDRLIDQFQSVVELSTNIDDEGDERNAIVDDDAMIEKWVAEAFSDTHGEKDESHKVETKGKTEKSNQKPSGVRTVGTQVKERRAEKKDKEGQTELSETFIEKLDRGEQTEKRFTGMTGDEKLIRELRDENRLLQGEVFALESEMREIQEQQQELEKRLEEETAAKLTSMKHLAEVVANRNNTKDESTNTRKKPGDSIRKDLVKTMDKEVSSKTSIAHCTTRSTRINSLSSVTSSESETASVEESREPGVGMRQRSRALKSEIGRLRNVYSDVEDQLSKLAEENTNLRLHLACEEYQEEIKNIDKVNSQLEKKVAGISKEKIFVEEKLDAANDELTKLDLDRRRAERELLELNKKHESLSREKHNLSEEFGKLEKSHLEASAKAAKLSKISAESEVQLGILRGQIGDMTIETNQLRGENQANSDARQRAERENRKLASDLKATRKMSSELSAEVHQIRSKVDALEDTVNHLELENAQLKEKNVHLVASKDALAKQASDAEARNITIVESLKEQESELYKLKRENFELRTTVEHINMINASIRTRLDNWGKESVDIGKRMKHLVGVKAELQSFIQQLNSVNTNIEERFEKMDSEYADLERKLQAVGKKDNCVDAQEVTRDCMANGKNSPILQEID, from the exons GGTCGTTTAGTGACATCATTGCTAGACTGTGTGAGGCAGTCCTAAGATACAGCAACCGTGGAAAAGACGGAAAAATTCCTAAAAACCATCTGGGTGGCAACCTCCCAAAAGAAGAGGTGTCGGGCTATGCACATGCCACCCTGGACCGCCTAATTGACCAGTTCCAATCGGTGGTCGAGCTAAGTACAAACATCGATGACGAAGGTGACGAAAGAAACGCCATTGTCGATGACGACGCAATGATTGAAAAGTGGGTAGCTGAGGCTTTCAGCGATACACACGGCGAAAAGGATGAGAGCCATAAGGTAGAGACAAAGGGCAAGACTGAAAAATCTAACCAGAAGCCATCGGGTGTCCGCACAGTAGGGACACAGGTCAAGGAAAGACGGGCGGAGAAGAAGGATAAAGAAGGACAAACAGAACTGAGTGAAACGTTCATAGAAAAGCTTGACAGGGGTGAACAGACAGAAAAACGAtttactggcatgactggtgatGAAAAGCTTATTAGGGAGCTACGAGATGAGAATCGTTTGCTTCAAGGAGAAGTGTTTGCCTTGGAATCAGAAATGCGTGAAATACAGGAACAGCAACAAGAGCTGGAAAAGAGATTGGAGGAAGAGACGGCTGCTAAGTTGACATCCATGAAACATCTCGCTGAGGTTGTCGCTAACCGAAACAATACCAAAGACGAGTCGACCAACACGAGAAAGAAACCAGGAGATAGCATCAGGAAGGATCTTGTCAAGACCATGGATAAAGAAGTATCATCGAAAACTTCAATTGCACATTGCACCACTAGATCAACAAGAATAAATAGCCTGTCCAGTGTCACCAGTAGTGAGTCCGAGACTGCAAGTGTCGAGGAAAGCAGAGAACCAGGGGTTGGCATGCGCCAAAGGAGTCGTGCTCTTAAATCTGAGATTGGGAGGTTGAGGAACGTCTATTCAGATGTGGAAGACCAGCTGTCAAAATTAGCAGAGGAAAACACCAACCTTCGACTTC ACCTGGCATGCGAAGAGTatcaagaagaaataaaaaatattgacaaggtAAATTCTCAATTGGAAAAGAAGGTTGCAGGAATTAGCAAAGAAAAGATTTTCGTAGAAGAGAAACTCGACGCTGCGAATGACGAGTTGACAAAACTGGACTTAGATCGCCGAAGGGCTGAGAGGGAACTCCTCGAACTTAATAAGAAACATGAAAGCCTGTCAAGAGAGAAACATAACTTGAGTGAGGAGTTTGGGAAACTGGAGAAATCTCACTTGGAAGCAAGCGCCAAAGCAGCAAAGTTATCAAAGATCAGTGCTGAAAGTGAGGTACAACTAGGGATCCTACGAGGACAGATCGGGGATATGACCATCGAAACAAATCAACTTCGTGGAGAGAATCAGGCTAATTCAGACGCCAGGCAGAGGGCTGAGCGTGAGAATCGGAAGCTGGCATCTGATCTGAAAGCAACTCGCAAGATGAGCAGTGAACTCTCTGCTGAGGTCCATCAAATCAGATCGAAGGTGGACGCCTTAGAAGATACTGTTAATCATCTGGAGTTAGAGAATGCTCAACTCAAGGAGAAGAATGTTCATCTAGTTGCTAGTAAAGACGCACTGGCCAAGCAAGCTTCTGATGCGGAAGCTAGGAACATCACGATAGTCGAAAGCCTCAAAGAACAGGAATCAGAGTTGTACAAGCTCAAGAGAGAAAATTTCGAGCTGCGAACAACTGTCGAACACATAAACATGATTAATGCAAGCATCCGAACGAGATTGGACAATTGGGGAAAAGAAAGTGTTGATATTGGAAAGAGAATGAAGCACTTGGTTGGAGTCAAGGCGGAGCTGCAGAGTTTTATTCAACAGCTTAACTCTGTCAATACCAACATTGAAGAACGCTTTGAAAAGATGGACTCTGAATATGCTGACTTAGAGCGTAAGTTACAGGCAGTAGGCAAGAAAGACAACTGCGTTGATGCCCAAGAGGTCACCCGTGATTGCATGGCTAATGGCAAAAATTCACCAATCTTGCAAGAAATCGACTGA